TGTAAACCAAGCCCATTTTTGTCTTCACACTGTCATGAAAAATAGGCCAGCTGCGGGAAACCACTCCATCAGGCAAAACTGATTACATCCACCACATCATATATTAGCCAGTCAcacaaatgcattatggaatcataaaacaagcataaaataatttctaaatcaACTAAATAGTGTCTAGCAAAAGATCATAACATAATTTTATTCTGCTTGTGggcccctctgattggctgccatgggtgcGGCACACCTATTGCACCCATTAAAGCTCCGCCTCTGGTGCAACTAGTTAAAAGAAAGCTAACCATACCTGGTAATTTCCATTGCTTGTAAAATGTTGtactatatttttattgtttattgtgagtttattgTGCATCATTTACAACCCATATCTTGTTCACATTTTCAATACAACTCTGCGTTATCTTTTCCATTCACTAACTGTAGTCATCATTTACACAAAGTTGCTGCGGTAGCCTAAGCCTAGACCATTCAAATCTTGAAATTGGGTTTGTATGGAAATGTCTTCTCTCGAGAATATATGCCACATTAGACTAATTCAAAACCTTTTATAAAAAACACGTTTCCATTGACTACAGACCGAAAATTTCACTGCTACACACCAGAATTTCCAAAGACAAAACCTCACAGACGAACGGCTCATTTACTAATATGTGACACAACATGTCTGCTGGTTTCCAATGCTGACTCACTGCGTCTGTTGTAGTGCTGGGACTGGGGGGATAGGACCACGGGGTCCGTGAGGACTGGGCTGGTGCGCTCCGACGACTCTGCCTCCTCCGTGCTGAGGGACCCCAACGGTGTGCTGTGAGGAAGGACATCAAAACAACCTGAGCAGCCGGCGATCGGCCCGGCCGTCCACGGCATGCACACCGACACACGGCATGCCAGACTGTCCAACGCGGCAAAGGAACAAGGCAGAAACACAACACCCAAACAAAATGGTCACCACATGACACAGAACGGTCCCCAGCTCAGCCTCAACCACTGGCCCTCACTGCAACATCATCCCCTGGACCATACCAGAGATGAGCCTGACGTGTCAGAGCCAGTACGAGCTGAAACCAAGCGAGGATTGGAGTGCACAACTAACAAACCACATGCTATGAGcaattctttctttttttttatgatcatGAAATCAGAATGATCTGATTGTCATGCAAAACAGTGAGCAAGGGAGACATGGGTTGAGGACATGAAACAAGCGTCACCTGTCAGCAGAGGGAGGATATGGAGGGGTCTGGTCCGAGAGTTGAGTAGAGGGAATGTCttctgagagagaggggggatagAAAGGGACTTAAAACTCAGGGCAGGTTAACCGAACGACCGGCACTCAGGCAGGAACATCATTCGGGACGGCGGAAATGAACAACACACCCAACGTGGAAGCAGACAGACAATTTGACGCAAAGTAGAAACCTTGGAGGAGCCTCTGCTGGTTAGTGAGGATTTTCCGGATCTCTTTCAGCCAGGCAATCTTGATCTGGAACGTAGGGGCCTAGGTGGAACACATCCGCAGATAGGGGTGCCGTTTGCGTCAGCAAGTCAAGATGACCTAAACCGCCCGGTCTCAAGCCAAGACCCAGACTAGTCCGATAATGCTAGTTAATCCAAATGAAAAAGATTGACGATCCTCACCTGAACAACATAAACCTCCTCCCTTCCGCTGTACCAGAGCTCAAACTTTTTCACGTCTCCTTTCACATTCTCCGTAATCCCGACGGCACTCATCTGAAGAGCAAACACAATATCCTGTTGCATATTTTATTGTCTGTCCGTCCGGGTGAACGTGCGTCAATGTGATGAGGGTGGGAGGCAACGCAGGGGATGCTCCCCTCCTAGGTCATACCCTCAGGCAGTGTTTGAAGCTGTAAGAGGGAGTACGGTCGTGACCTTCGCCGTGCTCCTCGCGGCGCTTGCAGAAGAGAAGAGCGTGCTCATGCAGGAAGAGGTGCCTCTGCATGGGCTTGAAGCGGGCCAGGTCCTTCATCCTGGTGGAGCCCCTCTTATGGCTGATCCACACAGTGAAGGAGCCCTGCATCAGAACCCGACCCAGCTCACTCAGCTCCCCCTGGGGGAACAGGCGGACAGCACAACACAGGGTGTTGGGACACGGTTAAACATCTTTAGTACAAAATACACTTTCATTaaacgagagagggagaaaaacatCACTTGCTCACTCGTTTTCCCTTAGTCACTCATACGGGCTTATACTCTTTACCTCATAACCAGTGATGGCGATCTGGTGCATGGAGTCGTTGACAGACTTGAGGAGGTCCAGCATGGCCTCTAGGGCCCCCTGCAGCTCAGAGATGTACTCACTGTCTGCACTGTGCTTCAATAGTTCCTGTTGGGAATGACCCGGAGGCCCAATGTGTTTCCAGATTTGCTGAGCTGAATGTGTTGCAATGAATGGTCGAGCTGAACAGTATGAATCATTTTGCTCATTTGAAATGTACCAGTCAAGACTTGGTTGTTGCAGCCTGAACCTTACCTTTAGCAACAGTTGGTACTTAGTCAACCTCTGGACTGGCTTTAACAGGTACGAGTCCAGCCCCAGTTTGTGCTCAAGCTTCTTCTGACACTCCTACAGAGGATGGAGAAAGAACATTTGAATTAATGGGGGAAAAAACGAGGCTAGGAGAAATGTTGGAAATGTGATGTCtacaagacacatttttaaGAATATCTAACAATAGATAAGGATTACAGTGTCCCTTCTGTAGCAATAGTTTTTCACCTGGAAGAAAGCTGAAGCAGAGCACTGTCTCCAGAGCAACTCGGATTGTGGCTTGTTGTTACAGTAGCGTTCATACACCTGAAAATGTTCCTTCTGAAatgacagagacaaaatcgaGCCATGCAGGTAGATGGTTACAGGAGGTTCTGGCAAGTAACCCAAAAACCCATGTCAATACGCAGTGGGTGGGGGCATGATTCTAGTGCATCACAAGTTTCTCACCCGTTTTAGAAAGCAGGCTCCAACTCTCTCAGCAGTTTCCAGGCACCCCTCCAAGTCCTGGAGGAATGTCCTGCAGAGAGGACGGTGGTTGGGCGTGAGACAAGGCTGGCTCGTAACTTCAATCAATACTATCTCCTTACTTTGAAATATTTCAATGCTGTAGCTTATCAGTGCctcgtgtgtatgtgtgtctgcacgtttgtgagagagacagagggtgttTGTCCTTGCCTGCTGTGGAATTTGTAGATCTCAGGCATATTCCCAAAGAGGACCTCCTTCTTGTTGCGTAGCACAGGTGGCAGAAGGTCAGAAAGAGCAGGGTTGTCCATCTCTGCTCTATAACCCTACAGAAATGAAGATGTGGTTTATATATGCAAACTTTGGGTTGGTTTTTCGCACTGTGCAGCTGTCGAATGAAACTCCTTACCAGCAAGACGGACAGAAGCTCCTCTACATAGATCCTCTCTGTCTCAATAAGCTCTTTCATTATGTGTCTGAAGACACATATTTGGTAagatgaacagagagacagagagagacagagaagcagCGATAAAGGAAATTACTTTATTAAATTAAAGTTCTAGGCAGACgtagaccaagaaatatttaTACAGGTTTTGAAACCAATCGGGAGTGCATTCGGACTGATGTTGAGTAGAGTGGAGCGATGTTTCACCGTTTCAGCTGGTCTGggctctcctccccctcctggcTGTAGGAAAGACAGTTGCGGTTTTCCTCATAGTCATGCATCACCTCGATCTGGATGGAAGAGAGCAGGCTTTAGTCAACAGGACAAGCTGACAAACTAACTGATGAATTGGTACAGAGACAATGTGGAGGCCAGACAAAAATGACCTATAGCAAAAGTCAAAAGGTCAAACAATGACAGCTACACTATTTACCAAAACCTCTATACCTTTTAGACTCTAGAAACCCAACATGGTTTGGTACTaatatttttgttccattttagTACATCCGTCAGTAAGAGCCCCAGGTCATATGCCAATTAATGTCTTTCTAATGTGTGAATATTGTCAATGTAAACTTAGCTATTCACTTTTGGTTAACCAACTTCATATATTTTGACGTGTTAAAGATATTTAACATCCACTGAAATTGTACAATGATTCTATATGTTTGAGTTGTCCTAGTGAGTACGCTAAATTGAATGGGCCTTTCAATTTCAGTGGACAACAGGCCACATTATGTATGATTAGTCTGACATAAAATGTGGATGTTTTATCTTTTATGGTAGTCAAACATACTGCACGATTTAGCAGTTTCTAGCTCAGTTTTAACTAAGATTCCCCCTAACAAACTAATGTTAGCTACACATTTTCACCATTAATAAAGTTCAAACTGAAGAAAGTAATAGAGCAAATCAACTGCATCTCATTTTATTCTAATAAAATATCAAAGATATGCTGTTACATATATGTTACATAAAGAAAGCTCAGTCTCATCATCATTAGTTCTAGCCTAGTCTCAGGGGATTACATAACATATACTGCTCCAAAGAATGAAGGGGACACTTAAACCACACATCGGGTCTCCaagaaggaaatatattaaagatcaaaatctttactgtacattgtgtaatttgttgagaacaaaatgacgtaacagtcaatggaaaccaaaatcaccaacaggttgaaggctggattcaaactcacactgaaaatcaaagtaaacaattgaaatcacaggctgttgcaacttgcgtgaatttcatcacaacaactcataatgtgactcagtagtgtgtatatcCTCCACAggtctgtatgcactcccaataacatctgggcatgctcctgatgagacagcggattgtgtcctgggggatctccaaccagacctggatcagggcatcagtgagctcctggacagtctgtggcgctacttggcggtgtcggatgcactgataaataacatcccagaggttctcaattgaattcaggtctggggaacgtgagggccagtcaatggcatcaatgccttcatcatccaggaactgcctatgtactctggccacatgaggccgggcattgtcctgcaccaggaagaacaacagcttccaaatgcaaatgccacacctggaatcaactccagaccttttacctgcctaattgatgaagaaataacgaaggaatagcccacacctgtgcatgaaacagcttttaagtcaagtgtccaattacttttggtcccttaaaaaagagggggctacatattagagagctgtaattcctaaaccattcctccaatttggatgtgaatactctCAAATTAACTTGGTCTTATAATgtaatgattgtgttcccttaattgttttaAACAGTGTATGTTTTTTGCTGTGgtatcattgtttttattgggTATCATTTCAGTGTTTCCAGTTTCATTTCAGGACAGAGTATTTCTATACAAAAGCGGGTATTGGTAACACCTCCCCGGCCTTCCTCTGAGCAAAGGTGCTCGTCCTCCCATGTACTAGCCACCGCTGGTTCCTCGATCGCAGTTCATCACACTCCACTGGACTTGAATGCAGCCCTGGACTATCAATCACACATACAGtcaggtccggaaatatttgttggacacagacacaattctTATAATGTTGGCACTATACGGCAccagtggatttgaaatgaatcaactgagatgcaattgaagtgcagacttccAGCTTTATTCCAAGAGAttgaactaaaatattgtatgaaacatttaggaattgcaaccattttcatacactcCCCTTATTCcaagggctcaaatgtaattggacaaataaacacaatcataaataaaatgtttatttttaatactttgtctagaatcctttgcaggcaatgctttaagtctggaatgcatggacatcaacaAACGCTGtgtcctcctttgtgatgctttgccaggcctttactgcagctgtcttcggTTGTTGTTTGTCCATGGGTCTTTtagccttaagttttgtcttcagcaagtgaaatgcatgcttggtcaggttgagatcaggtgattaacTCGGCCATtgtagaatattccacttttttgccttaaacaactgggttgctttcacagtatgttttgggtcattatccatctgtaaagtgaagcactgtccaatcaacttcactgaatttgactgaatctgagcaggcaatatatccctatacacatcagaattcatccagctgcttttgtcttctgtcacataatcaataaacacaaatgacccagtgccattggaagccatgcatgcccatgccatcacactgcctccataatttttttacagatgatgtggtatgcttctgatcatgagccattccaagccttctccatactttttcttcccatcattctggtacatgttgatctttgtttcatctgtctaaagaatgctgttccaaaactgggttggcttttttagatgttttttggcaaagtctaatctggcctttctattcttgaggcttctgaatggtttgcaccttgtggtgaaccctctgtatttgctcacgtgaagtcttctctttatggttgacttggataatgatatgcctaccttctggagagtgttcttcacttggctggatgttgtgaaggggtttctCTTCACCGCAGAAAGATCGTACGATCATCCACCATTGTTGTGttctgtggatgtccaggcctttttgtgttacagagctcaccagtgtgttctttgtttctcggaatgtaccaaactgttgatttggccactcctaatgttcctgctatctccctgatggattttgtttttgcagcctaaggatggcctgtttcacttgcattgagaactcctttgaccacatgttgtgggttcacagcaacagcttccaaatgcgaatgccacacctggaatcaacgcAAGACCTTTtgcctgcttaattgatgaagaaataatgaaggaatagcccacacctgtccatgaaacagcttttgagtcaagtgtccaattacttttggtcccttaaaaaagagggggctacatattagagagctgtaattcctaaaccattcCTCCAATTTAGATGTGAATACTCTCAAATTAAAGTTTAGAGACTGCACTTTGAAgccaatattcattatttatctgtaacttgaatatattttggtaaacagacaaaataacagtacttaacaaaataaaataacaaaaataacaagTGTCCAATAATTTCCAGACCtaagtgtatatatacacaatctAATTGCCAGTCAGTCCTTGTTGAGTAGTGTTTTGTAATCTTCTATATTTAGGTACATTTGTTTGTTCCCATAGTTCTCTGCTCGCTGGTGCAagttctgttttaaaaaaaattttcaGTCCGTTTGGACTTTGAATTTATTCTGTGTTTACCCTTGTTAGGCTTAGTCTTTTATTTATCTTCTGTGTTTTGAAGTTAAACCGGTTCCTTTGCAATTGCATCCTATCTCCTCGATTCCTGTTATCTATTTGTGTAATAAGCCAAAACTCACCTTTCTTGGGCTTTTCCGAGCTGCCCTCTTGCCAGGTAAGAGGTCGAAAGAAAACCTTGAGTTGAGAACTGAGTTGAAATCTACACCTGCAGATacgaaaataaaaaacactaccACTTCTTACATGAACACCTGAGGAAGACAAGCatctaaatgtgttttcacactgcaccttagcctAGAGCTAAGAGCCTCCAAAAGCCCTGGGCTAGGCATGTGTTCACACTTGCATGGGGCTCGCTGGCCCTGCTCCGGAGCAGGGTTAGCACtgacttttcagggctagccccagaaacaTGGTGACAAAATAACCCATTTGTGGAAAAAAACATAGAACGTTTATTGTCCAAGCACAAAACCTGCCCCTTCATTTAATTTACATATGGTCTTGATGCGTGCCATTACCAACAGctacaatgtatttctgtttcgggtcctttcactctgcaaactTTGGTCGTTTCATTATACCTGCTAAATCTTAGCAaagtagttattgcagcttgctttggatgtaaatctagcaaatatgtcgaaagaatgaaggttgactaacgtttttctctttctttaggtagttttaacaaagttgtcaaagcaaataccGACAGGATGGGCATCTTGATCAACCGATATCATGAAGTGGTTAATTGAACCATGGTAGCGTAAGATTGATCGTGTGTCAGTGATGTAGAACGTAAAATTTGTAGTTTGTCATAGAATGTGAAATAGTGTTTTAATATTTGtctgttagcccagggcttGGAAATTCAAGTGAGAATCCTCAGCCTAGGGTTAAACCTTAGCacagggttaacaaactcttgtATGAACACAGGCTATGCTAACACGGGGCCAATCTTAGCCTGGGGctaagaacaatgcagtgtgaaaaggccttaAATTATCCTCTATCATCCAAACCAAACATTCTAACATGCCTAATAAGTGCAAGGTCAATTTATATTCACATTCAGTGTCCTTTAGGGCTGGGAGGGAgttgtgtggtggtgtgttaaTGGTAACGTACTGTGTttgggggagaagagaggggattTGCATCGGGGGGAGGGCTCAGGCCGAGGGGCCACCAGTTGGATGGGCCGCACCTGAATGTCAGCCAGCTTCCTCAGACACGCCTTTCTGTTGTGGATCATTCCCTGCATGAGAGACAGCTTCTCCGTGGCCACCCCAATctgagactgacagagagatggagaaattgGGAGAGAGATTAGAAAAGACATAGGAGATGTTAAAGATGTAGATCAATAGGCCTGTTGGATCAGCATGAACATGAGGAAGGAGATTGTGAATAATAATATACACTTCTGGTAATAACATAACAGTAATTGACCTGGTAATGATAGAATATGTGTAATGTTTTCAGTGTAACATAGTGTTGCcatcattaaaataatacatttgggaTTAAATGATCTTGTGATACTGGTCCCGGTTTGTTTTAGGAGTGAGGCTGGCTGTACTATTGAGCAAGGCTGCACACCTGTAGCTGAGGGGTCAGGATGGCCACGAACTCAAGACTGAGGACGTCAGGGCTTTGCCTGAGGCATGACGGCGCCTGCTCCTGCAGCCTTTCGATATCCTCCAACGCCGCCTGAGCTCCCTCTTTGGACTGGAACTTATCCACTAGCTGATTGGCTAGTAGGTATGCCCCCTCGTCGCACCAGCGCGTAGCCTGAAGGCAAAGAcacggacagacacagactgtcACAGAACCTATAGGGTTTCTGAGGGAAAGATGAGGCAGGGCTGTCACATTTCTGTGCATGTTTGCATACCTCCTCCAAACGAAGCAGCAGGTCGCGCACGCGGGTGAGGCCGGCCTGTTTGGCTCGGATGGCGGTGGTTAGCACGTCACAGTGGTGCCGAAGCTCGTTGCAGCGCTGGACAATCAGGGCTAGGGCGTAGTGGTGGCCGGCGGCTAGCTGGTGGCCACGCAGTATTACAATCTGGGCACGGGCCATCTCCTCCTGACAACCAGCACAGAACCATAGTCGTGAATCACTGCATGTTTCCTTGTCTAACAGCGACATCTAGTGGACGTGATCAGCTGTGAGTTTTTTTGTGTAGAGGGGTCCAGACCTGTGCGCGGGTGTCCAGTGACTCCAGTTTTTCCAGTAGCTGTTCTGTGTGGACCACGGTCCCTCCCACTGCAGCGATCTCCTTTTCCTGAGCAGACAGCTGGTCCAGGGTCTCCTGCATCTGAGCACCAGCGAAAAAAGACGTTTGACCTTTGGCACTCAGTGTAAAACAAAGAATAACGGAACAACTTTTTGCAATACCACGCTGAACAACTCTACCTCGTGAAAGCTCATCTCGTATCTCATCAGTTGAAGATACTGCTGCAGCTTCAGGTGGTGTTTTTCGAAAAAGCCGTCAAAAGCCATTTCCATGTCCCGTAGTTGGGTCAGAAGTCTGATGTAAATGTACATAAGTTCAGGGCCAAACACTTaatctgaatctcaaattgcatacttgcatactatacagtatgccagattagtatgcaAGAAGATCTGTGTGTCCCAGAGCATAGTACGCAAAATAATTGTACGCCAAAAGTTCCCAGATGGtgtactatttctggtggattttcaagggatgcatccatgcatgcttttggggtaatatagagcagaaccccttgcgcagtaaaagcgcaggggtttccacgattatctcatcttttcactagACGAAAAAGTCCATTATAAAAGTTATTGCATTCATTTCATTcacatatgaaagaaaaacaaacattgtgccatgaaatgaaatagctttggcagtgtccCAGTCGgccccaatactggcataccagcttactatatacaaaacagtatgtacttcaccatcatccgcgATGTACATACTTGTAGTATGTAGCatgtagtatgcaatttgagattcagccttaTAGTATTTCTAACAAAAAGGTCATTCCTCCAGAAGCACCTTTTACAAAGACACCCCATAATATAATGTACCAAGCACCAATGCTgtgtgaaaaaacatttgtccGACCCATCTATGTTTTGTACTATACACTACCTCTGAACCGTGTCCCAGTCCTGCTTGATGTCCCTGTCTTCCTGACCATCAGCTTTAGCTGCCTTGGCAGCCTCCAGGTTGGATAACAGGTGACGGCCCTGCCTCATCACCGACCTGATGTCCTCCTAGGATCATTGTTATGCAGTTATTCACAGCATCacatcaaaacacaacaacagccTCGCGCAGGGATAAAAATAACTCTTACTTTTAGCTGCCTGTATTTGTCGGTGTGGGATCTGAGGAGGAACTCGATGGCGTCGGCTTCGTCTGGCAACTCTGTTTCGGCCAGTTCCGTGCCGAACGCCTGCAGCATCTGGGCTATCTCTTTCACAGTCACGGCAAAGCTCTCGATGGCCTGCAGAGAGGACACACACCAAAGAATGTGTCTTTTACCCCAAAAACACTCTTTTGTTATGCATTTTCACAGTTTCAAAATCTAGGCTGCCTTGCTGTGTAATGGTGTGCATGTTGTTGATCTGATCCGTACTCCAAAATAGAGTCCACTCATAATCGATGTGTAGTTGTGGCTGACATTGTGGGACAGCTTTTTTACCGTACGGAGGACAATCCAGTCACTGTGGCAGTACTCCAGAGTTCCGCCAAACTCCGAGGTCAGCTGGTTCTCATCAATGTAGCGAAGCAGGTCTGTAACTGAGCTCAGCATTACCACCTGTGGAGGGACGCAGAGCGAGGGGTATCACAGAAAGCCTACAACCAACATCAATAACAGTTGCTCATCACAACAATGTCTTAGAGATTCAAGGTAGTAGACGTTAAAGCCTCTCACAGATCCCTGTTATGTCAGATTATATGTTCAATGAACTACATC
This genomic window from Esox lucius isolate fEsoLuc1 chromosome 7, fEsoLuc1.pri, whole genome shotgun sequence contains:
- the LOC105024927 gene encoding proto-oncogene DBL isoform X3; amino-acid sequence: MSFPGNLHLVLVLRPTSLLQSPSGTGTDLGFRFSQDDFMLKMPVVMLSSVTDLLRYIDENQLTSEFGGTLEYCHSDWIVLRTAIESFAVTVKEIAQMLQAFGTELAETELPDEADAIEFLLRSHTDKYRQLKEDIRSVMRQGRHLLSNLEAAKAAKADGQEDRDIKQDWDTVQRLLTQLRDMEMAFDGFFEKHHLKLQQYLQLMRYEMSFHEMQETLDQLSAQEKEIAAVGGTVVHTEQLLEKLESLDTRAQEEMARAQIVILRGHQLAAGHHYALALIVQRCNELRHHCDVLTTAIRAKQAGLTRVRDLLLRLEEATRWCDEGAYLLANQLVDKFQSKEGAQAALEDIERLQEQAPSCLRQSPDVLSLEFVAILTPQLQSQIGVATEKLSLMQGMIHNRKACLRKLADIQVRPIQLVAPRPEPSPRCKSPLFSPKHSVDFNSVLNSRFSFDLLPGKRAARKSPRKIEVMHDYEENRNCLSYSQEGEESPDQLKRHIMKELIETERIYVEELLSVLLGYRAEMDNPALSDLLPPVLRNKKEVLFGNMPEIYKFHSRTFLQDLEGCLETAERVGACFLKRKEHFQVYERYCNNKPQSELLWRQCSASAFFQECQKKLEHKLGLDSYLLKPVQRLTKYQLLLKELLKHSADSEYISELQGALEAMLDLLKSVNDSMHQIAITGYEGELSELGRVLMQGSFTVWISHKRGSTRMKDLARFKPMQRHLFLHEHALLFCKRREEHGEGHDRTPSYSFKHCLRMSAVGITENVKGDVKKFELWYSGREEVYVVQAPTFQIKIAWLKEIRKILTNQQRLLQEDIPSTQLSDQTPPYPPSADSLACRVSVCMPWTAGPIAGCSGCFDVLPHSTPLGSLSTEEAESSERTSPVLTDPVVLSPQSQHYNRRSWPGTSHSVDVCEGLEDWSTTDISNLSDSDEDDDPTPLVPGRYRALVDSPVCGFHDLIIKSGDVIQLLRQDTVGKWLVRNVSRCDEGLVLADNLHRILGESGPAHLSRMGGNEKTRKLSSL
- the LOC105024927 gene encoding proto-oncogene DBL isoform X5 — encoded protein: MAEANPFRGLPRLRRAAMSFPGNLHLVLVLRPTSLLQSPSGTGTDLGFRFSQDDFMLKMPVVMLSSVTDLLRYIDENQLTSEFGGTLEYCHSDWIVLRTAIESFAVTVKEIAQMLQAFGTELAETELPDEADAIEFLLRSHTDKYRQLKEDIRSVMRQGRHLLSNLEAAKAAKADGQEDRDIKQDWDTVQRLLTQLRDMEMAFDGFFEKHHLKLQQYLQLMRYEMSFHEMQETLDQLSAQEKEIAAVGGTVVHTEQLLEKLESLDTRAQEEMARAQIVILRGHQLAAGHHYALALIVQRCNELRHHCDVLTTAIRAKQAGLTRVRDLLLRLEEATRWCDEGAYLLANQLVDKFQSKEGAQAALEDIERLQEQAPSCLRQSPDVLSLEFVAILTPQLQSQIGVATEKLSLMQGMIHNRKACLRKLADIQVRPIQLVAPRPEPSPRCKSPLFSPKHSVDFNSVLNSRFSFDLLPGKRAARKSPRKIEVMHDYEENRNCLSYSQEGEESPDQLKRHIMKELIETERIYVEELLSVLLGYRAEMDNPALSDLLPPVLRNKKEVLFGNMPEIYKFHSRTFLQDLEGCLETAERVGACFLKRKEHFQVYERYCNNKPQSELLWRQCSASAFFQECQKKLEHKLGLDSYLLKPVQRLTKYQLLLKELLKHSADSEYISELQGALEAMLDLLKSVNDSMHQIAITGYEGELSELGRVLMQGSFTVWISHKRGSTRMKDLARFKPMQRHLFLHEHALLFCKRREEHGEGHDRTPSYSFKHCLRMSAVGITENVKGDVKKFELWYSGREEVYVVQAPTFQIKIAWLKEIRKILTNQQRLLQDIPSTQLSDQTPPYPPSADSTPLGSLSTEEAESSERTSPVLTDPVVLSPQSQHYNRRSWPGTSHSVDVCEGLEDWSTTDISNLSDSDEDDDPTPLVPGRYRALVDSPVCGFHDLIIKSGDVIQLLRQDTVGKWLVRNVSRCDEGLVLADNLHRILGESGPAHLSRMGGNEKTRKLSSL
- the LOC105024927 gene encoding proto-oncogene DBL isoform X2 codes for the protein MAEANPFRGLPRLRRAAMSFPGNLHLVLVLRPTSLLQSPSGTGTDLGFRFSQDDFMLKMPVVMLSSVTDLLRYIDENQLTSEFGGTLEYCHSDWIVLRTAIESFAVTVKEIAQMLQAFGTELAETELPDEADAIEFLLRSHTDKYRQLKEDIRSVMRQGRHLLSNLEAAKAAKADGQEDRDIKQDWDTVQRLLTQLRDMEMAFDGFFEKHHLKLQQYLQLMRYEMSFHEMQETLDQLSAQEKEIAAVGGTVVHTEQLLEKLESLDTRAQEEMARAQIVILRGHQLAAGHHYALALIVQRCNELRHHCDVLTTAIRAKQAGLTRVRDLLLRLEEATRWCDEGAYLLANQLVDKFQSKEGAQAALEDIERLQEQAPSCLRQSPDVLSLEFVAILTPQLQSQIGVATEKLSLMQGMIHNRKACLRKLADIQVRPIQLVAPRPEPSPRCKSPLFSPKHSVDFNSVLNSRFSFDLLPGKRAARKSPRKIEVMHDYEENRNCLSYSQEGEESPDQLKRHIMKELIETERIYVEELLSVLLGYRAEMDNPALSDLLPPVLRNKKEVLFGNMPEIYKFHSRTFLQDLEGCLETAERVGACFLKRKEHFQVYERYCNNKPQSELLWRQCSASAFFQECQKKLEHKLGLDSYLLKPVQRLTKYQLLLKELLKHSADSEYISELQGALEAMLDLLKSVNDSMHQIAITGYEGELSELGRVLMQGSFTVWISHKRGSTRMKDLARFKPMQRHLFLHEHALLFCKRREEHGEGHDRTPSYSFKHCLRMSAVGITENVKGDVKKFELWYSGREEVYVVQAPTFQIKIAWLKEIRKILTNQQRLLQDIPSTQLSDQTPPYPPSADSLACRVSVCMPWTAGPIAGCSGCFDVLPHSTPLGSLSTEEAESSERTSPVLTDPVVLSPQSQHYNRRSWPGTSHSVDVCEGLEDWSTTDISNLSDSDEDDDPTPLVPGRYRALVDSPVCGFHDLIIKSGDVIQLLRQDTVGKWLVRNVSRCDEGLVLADNLHRILGESGPAHLSRMGGNEKTRKLSSL
- the LOC105024927 gene encoding proto-oncogene DBL isoform X4, which produces MAEANPFRGLPRLRRAAMSFPGNLHLVLVLRPTSLLQSPSGTGTDLGFRFSQDDFMLKMPVVMLSSVTDLLRYIDENQLTSEFGGTLEYCHSDWIVLRTAIESFAVTVKEIAQMLQAFGTELAETELPDEADAIEFLLRSHTDKYRQLKEDIRSVMRQGRHLLSNLEAAKAAKADGQEDRDIKQDWDTVQRLLTQLRDMEMAFDGFFEKHHLKLQQYLQLMRYEMSFHEMQETLDQLSAQEKEIAAVGGTVVHTEQLLEKLESLDTRAQEEMARAQIVILRGHQLAAGHHYALALIVQRCNELRHHCDVLTTAIRAKQAGLTRVRDLLLRLEEATRWCDEGAYLLANQLVDKFQSKEGAQAALEDIERLQEQAPSCLRQSPDVLSLEFVAILTPQLQSQIGVATEKLSLMQGMIHNRKACLRKLADIQVRPIQLVAPRPEPSPRCKSPLFSPKHSVDFNSVLNSRFSFDLLPGKRAARKSPRKIEVMHDYEENRNCLSYSQEGEESPDQLKRHIMKELIETERIYVEELLSVLLGYRAEMDNPALSDLLPPVLRNKKEVLFGNMPEIYKFHSRTFLQDLEGCLETAERVGACFLKRKEHFQVYERYCNNKPQSELLWRQCSASAFFQECQKKLEHKLGLDSYLLKPVQRLTKYQLLLKELLKHSADSEYISELQGALEAMLDLLKSVNDSMHQIAITGYEGELSELGRVLMQGSFTVWISHKRGSTRMKDLARFKPMQRHLFLHEHALLFCKRREEHGEGHDRTPSYSFKHCLRMSAVGITENVKGDVKKFELWYSGREEVYVVQAPTFQIKIAWLKEIRKILTNQQRLLQEDIPSTQLSDQTPPYPPSADSTPLGSLSTEEAESSERTSPVLTDPVVLSPQSQHYNRRSWPGTSHSVDVCEGLEDWSTTDISNLSDSDEDDDPTPLVPGRYRALVDSPVCGFHDLIIKSGDVIQLLRQDTVGKWLVRNVSRCDEGLVLADNLHRILGESGPAHLSRMGGNEKTRKLSSL